From Lysobacter lycopersici:
TCCAGTCAGACCGGAAGCTCGCGGATGCGCTGGACGAGCGTGGCGAGTTCGGCATCGGGCGGGGCCTCGTAACCCAGGAACCATCGCCACAGCCTGTCGTCTTCGCTATCGAGAAGCGCTAGGAAAACGCCGCGCTCGCGCTCGGAAGCTTCCGGATATCCGCAATCCAGCCAACGTTCCAGCAACTGGTCGAGTTCCTTCATGCCGCGTCGGCATTTCCAGCGCAGGCGGCGCAGTTCGACGTCGTCATTCACGCCAGCAGCAGTTGCAGGCCCAGCCACGCCCACAGCGCGAACAGCGCGAAACCGCCGGAGACGTAGGCGTAGAAGCGGTGCATGACCTTGTTGTAGCTGCAATGGATCGCGCTGTGCAC
This genomic window contains:
- a CDS encoding FAD assembly factor SdhE, whose product is MKELDQLLERWLDCGYPEASERERGVFLALLDSEDDRLWRWFLGYEAPPDAELATLVQRIRELPV